A single window of Rhizobium indicum DNA harbors:
- the hslU gene encoding ATP-dependent protease ATPase subunit HslU codes for MTTFSPREIVSELDRYIIGQHDAKRAVAIALRNRWRRQQLDPSLRDEVMPKNILMIGPTGVGKTEISRRLAKLAGAPFIKVEATKFTEVGYVGRDVEQIIRDLVEVGIGLVREKKRAEVQAKAHVSAEERVLDALVGTTASPATRENFRKKLRDGELDDKEIDIEVADAGSGMGGFEIPGMPGANIGVLNLSEMFGKAMGGRTKKVRTTVKASYSDLIRDESDKLIDNEVIQREAVRSTENDGIVFLDEIDKIAARDGGMGAGVSREGVQRDLLPLVEGTTVSTKYGPVKTDHILFIASGAFHVSKPSDLLPELQGRLPIRVELRPLNKDDFRRILTETEASLIRQYRALMETESLSLEFTDDAIDALADVAVHLNSSVENIGARRLQTVMERVLDDISYNAPDRGGTAVTIDAAYVREHVGDLAQNTDLSRFIL; via the coding sequence ATGACCACTTTTTCCCCCCGCGAGATCGTTTCCGAGCTCGATCGCTACATCATCGGCCAGCATGATGCCAAACGCGCCGTTGCGATTGCGCTACGCAATCGCTGGCGCCGCCAGCAGCTCGATCCGAGCCTGCGAGACGAAGTCATGCCGAAGAACATCCTGATGATCGGCCCGACCGGCGTCGGCAAGACGGAAATCTCCCGCCGCCTGGCAAAACTCGCCGGCGCGCCCTTTATCAAGGTGGAAGCCACCAAGTTTACCGAAGTCGGCTATGTCGGCCGCGATGTCGAGCAGATCATCCGCGACCTCGTCGAGGTCGGCATCGGCCTGGTGCGCGAGAAGAAGCGGGCCGAGGTACAGGCCAAGGCGCATGTGAGCGCCGAGGAGCGCGTTCTCGATGCGCTGGTCGGCACCACGGCATCGCCTGCCACGCGCGAAAACTTCCGCAAGAAGCTCCGGGACGGCGAACTCGACGACAAGGAAATCGATATCGAGGTGGCCGATGCCGGTTCCGGCATGGGTGGCTTCGAAATTCCCGGCATGCCGGGCGCCAATATCGGCGTGCTGAACCTGTCGGAAATGTTCGGCAAGGCGATGGGCGGCCGTACCAAGAAGGTCCGCACCACAGTCAAGGCCTCGTATAGTGACCTGATCCGCGACGAATCCGACAAGCTGATCGACAACGAAGTGATCCAGCGCGAAGCCGTTCGCTCCACCGAGAATGACGGTATCGTCTTTCTCGACGAAATCGACAAGATCGCCGCCCGCGACGGTGGCATGGGCGCCGGCGTTTCGCGCGAAGGCGTCCAGCGCGACCTCTTGCCGCTCGTCGAAGGCACAACGGTCTCGACTAAATACGGGCCGGTCAAGACCGACCATATCCTGTTCATCGCCTCCGGCGCCTTCCATGTCTCCAAGCCTTCGGATCTTCTGCCGGAATTGCAGGGCCGCCTGCCGATCCGCGTCGAATTGCGTCCGCTGAACAAGGATGATTTCCGCCGGATCCTGACCGAGACGGAAGCGAGCCTCATCCGCCAGTACCGCGCGCTGATGGAGACGGAAAGCCTGAGCCTCGAATTCACCGACGACGCAATCGACGCGCTTGCCGATGTCGCCGTGCATCTGAACTCCTCCGTCGAAAACATCGGCGCACGCCGTCTGCAGACGGTGATGGAGCGGGTGCTGGACGATATTTCCTACAACGCGCCAGATCGGGGCGGGACGGCCGTGACGATCGATGCTGCCTATGTGCGCGAACATGTCGGCGATCTAGCACAGAATACCGATCTCTCGCGCTTCATTCTGTGA
- a CDS encoding GNAT family N-acetyltransferase — MPKAEPYAFRPLAAVDLPLLAKWLESRHVRRWWSDPAKALASMEKHIDAASVSCFIVTLNGKDFAFIQAADLDDEDDEALAGQPKGTYGIDQFIGIEELAGKGHGPAFMIGFCDMLFAKGAQRILVDPHPDNAFAIRAYTKAGFQGLGETTTNYGRALLMALDRQENDTQ; from the coding sequence ATGCCGAAGGCTGAACCCTATGCCTTCCGGCCGCTTGCCGCGGTTGACCTGCCGCTCCTCGCCAAATGGCTGGAAAGCCGGCACGTCAGGCGCTGGTGGAGCGATCCGGCCAAGGCGCTGGCTTCGATGGAAAAGCATATCGATGCGGCCTCCGTCTCGTGCTTCATCGTCACGCTGAATGGAAAGGACTTCGCCTTTATCCAGGCGGCCGATCTCGACGACGAGGACGATGAAGCGCTCGCCGGTCAGCCGAAGGGCACCTACGGCATCGACCAGTTCATTGGCATCGAGGAACTCGCGGGCAAAGGTCATGGACCGGCCTTTATGATAGGGTTCTGCGATATGCTCTTTGCAAAGGGCGCGCAGCGGATCCTGGTCGATCCGCATCCTGACAATGCATTCGCAATCAGAGCCTATACCAAGGCGGGCTTTCAAGGACTTGGCGAAACAACGACTAATTACGGCCGGGCGCTGTTGATGGCCCTGGACCGCCAGGAGAATGATACGCAATGA
- the hslV gene encoding ATP-dependent protease subunit HslV, whose amino-acid sequence MTTIITVRKGGKVVMAGDGQVSLGQTVMKGNARKVRRIGKGEVVAGFAGATADAFTLLERLEKKLEQYPGQLMRAAVELAKDWRTDKYLRNLEAMMLVADKSITLAITGNGDVLEPEHGTTAIGSGGNFALAAALALMDTDKSAEEIARRALDIAADICVYTNHNVVVESLDAEG is encoded by the coding sequence ATGACAACAATCATTACAGTTCGAAAAGGCGGCAAGGTGGTGATGGCGGGCGACGGCCAGGTGAGCCTCGGCCAGACCGTCATGAAGGGCAATGCCCGCAAGGTGCGCCGCATCGGCAAGGGCGAAGTCGTCGCCGGTTTTGCCGGCGCCACCGCCGATGCCTTCACCTTGCTCGAAAGGCTCGAAAAGAAGCTGGAGCAATATCCCGGTCAATTGATGCGTGCCGCCGTCGAGCTCGCCAAGGACTGGCGCACCGACAAATACCTGCGCAATCTCGAAGCCATGATGCTCGTCGCCGACAAGTCGATCACGCTGGCGATCACCGGCAATGGCGACGTTCTGGAACCGGAGCATGGCACGACGGCGATCGGTTCCGGCGGCAATTTTGCCCTCGCGGCCGCGCTCGCGCTTATGGATACCGACAAATCGGCTGAGGAGATCGCTCGCCGCGCTCTCGATATCGCCGCCGACATCTGCGTCTACACGAACCACAACGTCGTGGTGGAATCGCTGGATGCCGAAGGCTGA
- the hisB gene encoding imidazoleglycerol-phosphate dehydratase HisB, which translates to MAETAASRTGSVSRKTNETSISVSVNLDGTGKSTISTGVGFFDHMLDQLSRHSLIDMEIDAKGDLHIDDHHTVEDTGIAIGQAISKALGDRRGITRYASIDLAMDETMTKAAVDLSGRPFLVWNVAFSAPKIGTFDTELVREFFHALAQNAGITLHILNHYGANNHHIAETCFKAVARALRTATEIDPRQAGRVPSTKGTLV; encoded by the coding sequence ATGGCCGAGACCGCAGCAAGCCGCACGGGCAGCGTTTCCCGCAAGACCAACGAAACCTCGATTTCCGTTTCCGTCAATCTCGACGGCACCGGCAAATCGACGATCTCGACGGGCGTCGGCTTCTTCGACCATATGCTCGACCAGCTTTCGCGACATTCCCTCATCGACATGGAGATCGATGCCAAGGGCGACCTGCATATCGACGACCATCATACGGTCGAAGATACCGGCATCGCCATCGGCCAGGCGATCTCCAAGGCACTCGGCGACCGGCGCGGGATCACCCGCTACGCTTCGATCGATCTCGCCATGGACGAGACGATGACCAAGGCTGCGGTCGATCTTTCCGGCCGGCCGTTCCTCGTCTGGAATGTCGCCTTCAGTGCGCCGAAGATCGGCACTTTCGACACCGAGCTCGTTCGCGAATTCTTCCATGCACTCGCCCAGAATGCCGGCATCACCTTGCATATTCTCAACCATTATGGCGCCAACAATCACCATATTGCCGAGACATGCTTCAAGGCCGTTGCCCGCGCGTTGCGCACGGCGACAGAGATCGATCCGAGACAGGCGGGCCGTGTTCCCTCGACCAAGGGCACGCTCGTCTGA
- a CDS encoding DUF2628 domain-containing protein yields the protein MTSSYIFLTPPGGTSATADETRTIRDGFTLLGFLFPWVWLLAHRLWLHAAAAFLLQGIGGALMDEPGLGPAGAAILLGVNILVGLEGQNFRVRNLAAKGWTEDALIAADTIGVAEQIYFSDRAVIAASDDAAAPDWQNKARPNGPHGDATSLGLFGFDGGR from the coding sequence ATGACATCCAGCTATATCTTCCTGACACCGCCCGGTGGCACGAGCGCCACGGCCGATGAGACGCGAACCATCCGTGACGGCTTCACGCTGCTCGGCTTCCTGTTTCCATGGGTTTGGCTGTTGGCGCATCGACTTTGGCTGCATGCGGCCGCGGCCTTTCTGCTGCAGGGGATTGGTGGTGCGCTGATGGACGAACCCGGCCTCGGGCCGGCGGGAGCGGCAATTCTGCTGGGCGTGAATATTCTGGTCGGTCTCGAGGGCCAGAATTTCCGTGTCCGCAACCTTGCTGCCAAGGGCTGGACCGAAGACGCGCTCATTGCCGCCGATACGATCGGCGTTGCTGAGCAGATCTATTTCTCGGACAGGGCGGTCATCGCAGCTAGTGACGACGCCGCGGCACCGGACTGGCAGAACAAGGCCCGTCCGAACGGCCCGCACGGCGATGCAACATCGCTTGGTCTCTTTGGTTTTGATGGAGGACGCTAA
- the hisH gene encoding imidazole glycerol phosphate synthase subunit HisH: MRVAIIDYGSGNLRSATKAFERAAHEAGIDAHIDLTDRAEDVAAADRIVLPGVGAYADCRRGLDAVPDMDEVLIEAVEKKARPFLGICVGMQLMSSRGLEKTVTHGFGWIPGNVVEMTPDDPALKIPQIGWNTLDLKREHPLFEGIPTGSQGLHAYFVHSYHLAAENAEDVIATADYGGPMTAFVGRDNMVGAQFHPEKSQKLGLALIANFLRWNP, from the coding sequence ATGCGCGTTGCGATTATCGACTACGGCTCCGGTAACCTGCGCTCGGCGACCAAGGCTTTCGAACGTGCCGCCCACGAAGCTGGCATCGATGCCCATATCGATCTCACCGACAGGGCGGAGGATGTTGCCGCGGCCGATCGTATCGTGCTTCCCGGTGTCGGCGCCTATGCCGATTGCCGGCGCGGCCTCGATGCCGTGCCTGATATGGACGAGGTGTTGATCGAGGCTGTCGAGAAGAAGGCGCGGCCGTTCCTCGGCATCTGCGTCGGCATGCAGCTCATGTCCTCGCGCGGCCTCGAGAAGACCGTGACGCACGGTTTCGGCTGGATTCCCGGTAACGTCGTCGAGATGACGCCGGATGATCCGGCACTCAAGATCCCGCAGATCGGCTGGAACACGCTCGACCTGAAGCGCGAACATCCGCTCTTCGAAGGAATTCCGACGGGGTCGCAGGGACTGCACGCCTATTTCGTGCATTCCTACCATCTTGCCGCCGAAAACGCCGAGGATGTTATTGCGACGGCCGACTATGGCGGTCCGATGACCGCTTTTGTCGGGCGCGACAACATGGTCGGAGCACAGTTTCACCCGGAAAAGAGCCAGAAGCTCGGCCTGGCCCTGATCGCCAATTTTCTGCGCTGGAACCCGTAG
- the hisA gene encoding 1-(5-phosphoribosyl)-5-[(5-phosphoribosylamino)methylideneamino]imidazole-4-carboxamide isomerase, translated as MILFPAIDLKGGQCVRLKLGDMQQATVYNTDPAAQARSFEDQGFEWLHVVDLDGAFAGHSANGDAVEAILKATDNPVQLGGGIRTLDHIEAWLSRGLRRVILGTVAVRNPALVIEACRKFPDRVAVGIDAKGGKVAVEGWAEASELGIIELARKFEGAGVAAIIYTDIDRDGILAGINWSSTLELADAISIPVIASGGLASLDDIRRMLEPDARKLEGAISGRALYDGRIDPKEALALIKAARAKETA; from the coding sequence ATGATCCTTTTTCCCGCGATCGACCTGAAAGGCGGCCAATGCGTCCGCCTGAAGCTCGGCGACATGCAGCAGGCGACGGTCTACAACACCGATCCGGCCGCCCAGGCGAGATCCTTCGAAGATCAGGGTTTCGAATGGCTGCATGTGGTTGATCTCGACGGCGCTTTTGCGGGACATTCGGCCAATGGCGATGCCGTCGAAGCGATCTTGAAGGCAACGGACAATCCCGTGCAACTCGGCGGCGGCATTCGCACCCTCGATCATATCGAGGCCTGGCTGTCGCGCGGGCTGCGGCGCGTCATTCTCGGCACCGTCGCGGTCAGAAATCCGGCGCTGGTCATCGAGGCCTGCCGGAAATTTCCTGATCGTGTCGCCGTCGGCATCGATGCCAAGGGCGGCAAGGTGGCCGTCGAGGGTTGGGCGGAGGCCTCCGAACTCGGTATCATCGAGCTCGCCAGGAAATTCGAGGGCGCCGGCGTCGCCGCGATCATCTACACCGATATCGACCGTGACGGCATTCTGGCCGGCATCAACTGGAGTTCGACGCTGGAACTTGCCGACGCCATTTCCATTCCCGTCATCGCCTCGGGCGGCCTTGCCTCTCTCGACGATATCCGCCGCATGCTGGAGCCCGATGCGCGGAAGCTGGAAGGGGCGATTTCAGGCCGTGCGCTTTATGACGGTCGTATCGATCCCAAGGAAGCGCTGGCGCTGATCAAGGCGGCCCGGGCCAAGGAGACCGCATAA
- the hisF gene encoding imidazole glycerol phosphate synthase subunit HisF: MTLKARVIPCLDVKDGRVVKGVNFLNLVDAGDPVEAAKAYDAAGADELCFLDITASSDNRETIFDVVSRTADQCFMPLTVGGGVRTIADIRKLLLCGADKVSINSAAVSNPDFVTEAADKFGDQCIVVSIDAKRRRTQAVGGDNLSAWEIYTHGGRNATGIDAIEFAQKMVARGAGELLVTSMDRDGTKVGYDLELTRAIADAVRVPVIASGGVGDLDDLVAGVKEGHANAVLAASIFHFGTYSVSEAKHYMSKCGIDMRLD; the protein is encoded by the coding sequence ATGACCCTCAAGGCCCGTGTCATTCCCTGCCTCGACGTCAAGGACGGCCGTGTCGTCAAGGGCGTCAACTTCCTCAATCTCGTCGATGCCGGCGATCCCGTCGAAGCCGCGAAGGCCTATGATGCGGCCGGCGCGGACGAACTCTGCTTCCTCGACATCACCGCTTCCTCGGACAATCGCGAGACGATCTTCGATGTCGTGTCTCGCACGGCCGACCAATGCTTCATGCCGCTGACGGTCGGCGGCGGGGTGCGCACCATCGCCGATATCCGCAAGCTGTTGCTGTGCGGTGCCGACAAGGTCTCGATCAATTCGGCAGCCGTCAGCAATCCCGACTTCGTCACTGAGGCAGCCGACAAGTTCGGCGACCAGTGCATCGTTGTTTCGATCGATGCCAAACGCCGGCGCACGCAGGCGGTCGGCGGCGACAATCTCAGCGCCTGGGAAATCTATACCCATGGCGGCCGCAACGCGACCGGCATCGATGCCATCGAATTCGCCCAGAAGATGGTGGCGCGCGGCGCCGGCGAGCTCTTGGTCACCTCGATGGACCGTGACGGCACCAAGGTCGGCTACGATCTGGAACTGACGCGAGCGATCGCCGATGCGGTGCGTGTGCCGGTGATCGCCTCCGGCGGCGTCGGCGATCTCGACGATCTCGTCGCCGGGGTGAAGGAGGGCCATGCCAATGCGGTGCTTGCCGCGTCGATCTTCCACTTCGGCACCTATTCCGTCAGCGAGGCGAAGCACTATATGTCGAAGTGCGGCATCGACATGCGTCTCGACTGA
- a CDS encoding phosphoribosyl-ATP diphosphatase — translation MSGFSLSDLESIVAERSKASPEQSWTAKLVAAGQPKAAKKLGEEAIEAVMAAVTGDRDNLTYEAADVLYHLLVVLKIAEIPLENVMAELERRTAQSGLKEKASRQSS, via the coding sequence ATGAGCGGATTTTCCCTTTCCGATCTCGAAAGCATCGTCGCAGAACGATCGAAAGCTTCGCCGGAGCAATCCTGGACAGCCAAGCTCGTGGCCGCCGGCCAGCCGAAAGCGGCAAAGAAGCTCGGTGAAGAGGCGATCGAAGCCGTGATGGCGGCGGTGACCGGCGACCGCGACAATCTGACCTATGAGGCTGCCGATGTGCTCTATCACCTATTGGTCGTATTGAAGATTGCTGAAATACCGTTAGAGAATGTCATGGCCGAGCTCGAGCGCAGAACCGCGCAGTCCGGCCTCAAGGAAAAGGCCAGCCGGCAGAGTTCATGA
- the coaA gene encoding type I pantothenate kinase, giving the protein MSIATEIIGVPETLDHFQSESYSPYHFFSSEQWAKFRADTPLTLTSDEVKRLRSMGDPIDLDEVRRIYLSLSRLLSAHVESSQMLFEQRNRFLSLSDVTKTPFVIGIAGSVAVGKSTTARILKELLGRWPSSPKVDLVTTDGFLHPNAVLQREKLMQRKGFPESYDTGAILRFLSAIKAGRPDVKAPSYSHLVYDVLPDEYKIVDRPDILIFEGINVLQSRDLPAGGKIVPMVSDFFDFSIYIDAAEDEIHNWYVTRFMRLRETAFRDPNSYFHRYASISDAEALEIAEDLWANINLKNLRQNILPTRPRADLILKKGKDHLIEQVALRKL; this is encoded by the coding sequence ATGAGTATCGCGACTGAGATTATCGGGGTGCCGGAAACGTTGGATCACTTCCAGTCGGAATCCTATTCGCCCTACCACTTCTTCTCTTCCGAACAATGGGCGAAATTCCGCGCCGACACGCCGTTGACGCTGACGAGCGACGAGGTCAAACGGCTGCGTTCGATGGGCGATCCGATCGATCTCGACGAGGTCCGGCGCATCTATCTGTCTCTGTCGCGGCTGCTCTCAGCACATGTCGAATCCTCGCAGATGCTGTTTGAACAGCGCAACCGCTTCCTCAGCCTGTCCGATGTGACGAAGACGCCCTTCGTCATCGGCATCGCCGGCTCGGTCGCGGTGGGCAAATCGACCACCGCCCGTATCCTCAAGGAGCTCCTGGGGCGCTGGCCTTCCAGCCCGAAGGTCGATCTCGTCACCACCGACGGTTTCCTCCACCCCAACGCCGTGCTGCAGCGGGAAAAGCTGATGCAGCGCAAGGGCTTTCCGGAAAGCTACGACACGGGTGCAATCCTGCGCTTCCTCTCGGCGATCAAGGCCGGACGGCCGGATGTGAAGGCGCCCAGCTATTCGCACCTCGTCTACGATGTGCTGCCGGACGAATACAAGATCGTCGACCGGCCGGACATCCTGATCTTCGAGGGCATCAATGTGCTGCAATCGCGTGACCTGCCTGCCGGCGGCAAGATCGTGCCGATGGTCTCCGACTTCTTCGACTTCTCGATCTATATCGATGCCGCCGAAGACGAGATCCACAACTGGTATGTCACGCGCTTCATGCGGCTACGCGAGACCGCCTTCCGCGATCCGAATTCCTATTTCCATCGCTATGCCTCGATCAGCGACGCGGAAGCGCTCGAAATCGCCGAGGATCTTTGGGCAAACATCAACCTGAAGAACCTGCGGCAGAACATTCTGCCGACGCGTCCACGCGCCGATCTCATCCTGAAAAAGGGCAAGGATCACCTGATCGAACAGGTCGCGCTGCGAAAGCTATAG
- a CDS encoding alpha-ketoglutarate-dependent dioxygenase AlkB, translating into MPELLSGIRHLPSYLDRARQEALVEVIRTVVAEAPLYVPAMPGTGKPMSVRMTNCGPLGWVTDKERGYRYQPTHPATGRPWPDMPQQLLDIWNDVSGYDKPPEACLVNFYSDEARMGLHQDKDEQDLKAPVVSISLGNSCLFRVGGLSRNDRTLSFKLSSGDLVVLGGEGRLCFHGVDRIHPATSTLLKNGGRINLTLRRVNPTD; encoded by the coding sequence ATGCCGGAGCTCTTGAGTGGCATCCGCCATCTCCCCAGTTACCTCGACCGAGCGCGTCAGGAGGCATTGGTCGAGGTGATCCGTACCGTCGTCGCCGAAGCGCCGCTTTATGTGCCCGCCATGCCCGGCACCGGCAAGCCGATGTCCGTGCGCATGACCAATTGCGGGCCGCTTGGCTGGGTGACGGACAAAGAGCGCGGCTATCGCTACCAGCCCACGCACCCGGCAACCGGCAGACCTTGGCCTGATATGCCGCAGCAATTGCTCGATATCTGGAATGACGTTTCGGGTTACGACAAGCCGCCGGAAGCCTGCCTCGTCAATTTCTACTCCGACGAAGCGCGCATGGGCTTGCATCAGGACAAGGACGAACAGGATCTCAAAGCCCCGGTCGTCTCGATCTCGCTCGGCAACAGCTGCCTCTTTCGCGTCGGCGGCCTCAGCCGCAATGATCGCACGCTATCTTTCAAGCTTTCGAGCGGTGATCTGGTGGTGCTGGGCGGCGAGGGGAGGCTGTGTTTCCACGGCGTCGACCGCATCCATCCGGCGACGTCGACGCTGCTGAAGAATGGTGGCCGCATCAATCTGACGCTTCGCCGCGTCAATCCCACCGACTAG
- the arfB gene encoding alternative ribosome rescue aminoacyl-tRNA hydrolase ArfB: MASDALYIDDRITIAGWELTEQFVLAGGPGGQNVNKVSTAVQLFFNIANSPSLNDRVKTNAIKLAGRRLSKEGVLMIEASRFRSQDRNREDARDRLKELILEAAKPPPPPRKKTRPTKGSVERRLKEKSGRSEVKKMRGRPGGGSGE, translated from the coding sequence ATGGCCAGCGACGCGCTCTATATCGATGACAGGATCACCATCGCCGGATGGGAGCTGACGGAACAGTTCGTTCTGGCGGGCGGTCCCGGTGGGCAGAATGTCAACAAGGTCTCGACCGCGGTCCAGCTGTTCTTCAACATCGCGAATTCGCCGTCCCTGAACGATCGTGTCAAAACCAATGCGATCAAGCTCGCCGGCCGGCGGTTGTCGAAGGAGGGCGTGCTGATGATCGAGGCGAGCCGGTTTCGCAGCCAGGACCGCAACCGCGAGGATGCGCGCGACCGGTTGAAGGAACTGATTCTCGAGGCCGCCAAGCCGCCACCGCCGCCGCGCAAGAAGACCAGGCCGACCAAGGGTTCGGTCGAACGCCGCCTGAAGGAAAAATCCGGTCGCTCAGAAGTCAAGAAAATGCGCGGCCGCCCCGGCGGCGGCAGCGGTGAGTGA
- a CDS encoding phosphoenolpyruvate carboxykinase, producing the protein MEMFGVHNPAIELATVGLGGAASVRYNFSAAALYEEAIRRGEAELTAQGALRAITGQHTGRSPRDKFVVRDINTDGEIWWDNNKPISPEHFAVLRDDMLAHAAGKELFVQDLVGGAEEGHALPTRVVTEFAWHSLFIRNLLIRPDTAALSSFVPKLTIIDLPSFKADPARHGCRSETVIACDLTNGLVLIGGTSYAGEMKKSVFTVLNYLLPAKGVMPMHCSANVGPDGDAAVFFGLSGTGKTTLSADPARTLIGDDEHGWSENGIFNFEGGCYAKTIRLSAEAEPEIYATTQRFGTVLENVVLNESREPDFDDGSLTENTRCAYPMDFIPNASETGRAGHPKTIIMLTADAFGVMPPIARLTPDQAMYHFLSGYTAKVAGTEKGVVEPEATFSTCFGAPFMPRHPAEYGNLLKELIGRHGVQCWLVNTGWTGGAYGTGKRMPIKATRGLLAAALSGELGQAEFRADTNFGFAVPVSVDGVDGSILDPRSTWVDKAAYDAQAEKLVSMFIANFAKFENHVDGGVRDAAPGVKVAAE; encoded by the coding sequence ACTGACCGCTCAAGGCGCATTGCGGGCTATCACCGGCCAGCACACGGGCCGTTCGCCGCGCGACAAGTTCGTCGTTCGCGATATCAATACCGATGGCGAAATCTGGTGGGACAACAACAAGCCGATCTCGCCGGAGCATTTCGCCGTTCTGCGCGACGATATGCTGGCGCATGCCGCGGGCAAGGAGCTTTTCGTCCAGGATCTCGTCGGTGGCGCCGAGGAAGGTCATGCTCTGCCGACCCGCGTCGTGACCGAATTCGCCTGGCATTCACTGTTCATCCGCAATCTGCTGATCCGCCCCGACACTGCAGCGCTGTCCAGCTTCGTGCCGAAGCTGACGATCATCGATCTGCCGAGCTTCAAGGCCGATCCGGCTCGCCACGGCTGCCGTTCGGAAACGGTGATCGCCTGCGATCTCACCAACGGTCTCGTCCTCATCGGCGGCACCTCCTATGCCGGCGAAATGAAGAAATCGGTCTTCACCGTGCTCAACTATCTGCTGCCGGCCAAGGGCGTGATGCCGATGCACTGCTCGGCCAATGTCGGCCCGGACGGTGACGCGGCGGTCTTCTTCGGCCTTTCCGGCACCGGCAAGACGACGCTTTCGGCCGATCCGGCCCGGACGCTGATCGGTGATGACGAACACGGCTGGAGCGAGAACGGCATCTTCAACTTCGAAGGCGGCTGCTACGCCAAGACCATCCGCCTTTCGGCCGAAGCCGAGCCGGAAATCTACGCGACGACGCAGCGTTTCGGCACCGTGTTGGAAAACGTCGTGCTGAACGAAAGCCGCGAGCCGGATTTCGACGACGGGTCGCTGACCGAAAACACCCGTTGCGCCTATCCGATGGACTTCATCCCGAACGCTTCGGAAACGGGCCGTGCCGGGCATCCGAAGACAATCATCATGCTGACCGCCGATGCCTTTGGCGTCATGCCGCCGATCGCCCGATTGACGCCTGATCAGGCGATGTATCACTTCCTCTCCGGCTATACCGCCAAGGTGGCCGGCACCGAAAAGGGTGTCGTCGAGCCGGAAGCGACCTTCTCCACCTGCTTCGGCGCTCCTTTCATGCCGCGGCATCCGGCCGAATATGGCAATCTGCTCAAGGAGCTGATCGGCCGCCATGGCGTCCAATGCTGGCTTGTCAATACCGGCTGGACCGGCGGCGCCTACGGCACCGGCAAGCGCATGCCGATCAAGGCGACGCGTGGACTTCTCGCTGCCGCCCTCAGCGGCGAACTTGGACAGGCCGAATTCCGTGCCGACACGAACTTCGGCTTCGCCGTGCCGGTCTCCGTCGACGGTGTCGATGGCAGCATTCTCGATCCGCGCTCGACCTGGGTCGACAAGGCAGCCTATGACGCGCAGGCCGAAAAGCTGGTCTCGATGTTCATCGCGAACTTCGCCAAGTTCGAAAATCATGTTGACGGCGGCGTCCGTGATGCGGCCCCCGGCGTAAAGGTCGCTGCCGAATAG